In a genomic window of Mycolicibacillus parakoreensis:
- a CDS encoding glycoside hydrolase family 38 N-terminal domain-containing protein, whose translation MRVLSVEATELFVGPAEDPQQLVAVSYTGCVTPTPVRIAGDGVSGRAVADPSGDRLEIPVQVRGAVPGQRRHTRLHTGEHADTGTEFTLTVAEPGWTMFLVGHFHYDPVWWNTQANYTSAWTEDPPGACRQDNGLNLVAAHLERARRDPQYKFVLAELDYLKPYWDTHPQDRAELRRLIEAGRVEVTGGSYNEPSTTLTGAETTVRNLVHGLGFQRDVMGAHPATGWQLDVFGHDPQYPGLAAEAGLSSTAWARGPHHQWGPMADDGDPRRMQFPSEFEWIAPSGRGVLTHYMPAHYAAGWWMDAAADLAEAEAAVYALFCGLKQVAATRNVLLPVGTDFTPPNRWITAIHRDWAARYTWPRFVCALPREFFAAVRAELADRHVDPVPQTRDMNPIYTGCAVSYIDTKQAHRAAEHAVGDAERFATFAALLTGVSYPHAALTKAWTQLAYGAHHDAITGSESDQVYLDLLTGWRDAWALGSAARDQALAALSAAVGGPRDVVVWNPVAEDRTDVVTVHLAAPLPAGVRVLDVAGSAVPAHVDDDGHTVSWRADRVPSLGWQSYRLVPSDTVTGWTPIAGTRIGNDQHRLEVDPARGGGVVSWRRGGLELIAAGAVGNELALYEEYPAHPRSGEGPWHLVPSGRVDGAAQTPADRVQAYRGPLGERLVVHGRLGGRFGTRLAYTQTLTVWHGIDRVDCTTRIAEFTGSDDLLRLRWPCPIPGAMPVAEVGDVVIGRGFGLLHTADGRSVDTAAQPWTLETAAHRWFGLSSTARVRLGATTRAIAVAEVVVAAGAGADARPLLVALAGAGVTATCGSADGPRYGDLSVDSNLPDVRLAVGGPQRNAFTRAVLAAADPAYTAELDRQLSERGHARVWVPAAAPLAAVWVPDAGTVDLRAPRALPVLVVAGGQAAVDALVDDLDDAEITVTQQAPAHDEGEGPEPAADRTVALLNRGVPGVAVDTAGTLHTALLRSCTGWPSGAWTDGPRRTAPDGSAFQSMHWTHTFDYALVAADGDWRAAGIAGHAARFAAPLQAVAVSATAAPGGLAASGALLRADTAGAVRVGAVKPTGNPLAHGSARTVDPAAVTVRLTETHGRPAEVDLQTGVGRLTVLGRADLLERPRAGDRPQRLAGYEVATVLTGVDLDPVTGRGGPPGRDRRLDAEAAQPLDARYWLHNRGPAPLGGLPAVAYLHPRTARVDPGGRLALRLTAASDCTDATVTAELMVTGAAGWATPPRRTLRLAPGGHIDTEVTVGVPAGAATGLYPVAARLRLTDPDLPASWGQPVEDLCLVTIGAPAAARTLYLVDEPADVDLAAGDEAEISVTVGTDARADLAVEAHLISPWGTWEWTGPACRGATVPAGGTTAVAFTVAPPRWLAPGRWWALIRIGGAGQLLYTPAIRLVVR comes from the coding sequence ATGCGGGTTCTCAGCGTCGAGGCGACCGAGTTGTTCGTCGGGCCGGCCGAGGACCCCCAGCAGCTGGTCGCTGTGAGCTACACCGGCTGCGTGACCCCCACCCCGGTGCGCATCGCCGGGGACGGGGTGTCCGGACGCGCCGTGGCCGACCCGTCCGGCGACCGTCTCGAGATCCCGGTGCAGGTGCGCGGCGCGGTGCCCGGGCAGCGCCGCCACACGCGGCTGCACACCGGCGAGCACGCCGACACCGGGACCGAGTTCACCCTCACCGTCGCCGAGCCGGGCTGGACGATGTTTTTGGTCGGCCATTTCCACTACGACCCGGTCTGGTGGAACACCCAGGCCAACTACACCAGCGCCTGGACCGAGGACCCGCCCGGCGCGTGCCGCCAGGACAACGGGCTCAACCTGGTCGCCGCGCACCTCGAGCGCGCCCGCCGCGACCCGCAGTACAAGTTCGTGCTCGCCGAACTGGACTACCTCAAGCCGTACTGGGACACCCATCCGCAGGACCGTGCCGAGCTGCGCCGGCTCATCGAGGCCGGACGCGTGGAGGTGACCGGCGGCAGCTACAACGAACCGTCGACGACGCTGACCGGGGCCGAGACCACGGTGCGCAACCTGGTCCACGGCCTCGGCTTCCAGCGTGACGTGATGGGCGCGCACCCGGCCACCGGCTGGCAGCTCGACGTGTTCGGCCACGACCCGCAGTACCCGGGGCTGGCCGCCGAGGCGGGTCTTTCCTCCACCGCCTGGGCACGCGGCCCGCACCACCAGTGGGGGCCGATGGCCGACGACGGGGACCCGCGCCGCATGCAGTTCCCCAGCGAGTTCGAGTGGATCGCGCCCAGCGGGCGCGGCGTGCTCACCCACTACATGCCGGCCCACTACGCCGCCGGCTGGTGGATGGACGCCGCGGCCGATCTCGCCGAGGCCGAGGCGGCGGTCTACGCCCTGTTCTGCGGGCTCAAACAGGTCGCCGCCACCCGCAACGTGCTGCTGCCGGTCGGCACCGACTTCACCCCGCCGAACCGGTGGATCACCGCGATCCACCGCGACTGGGCCGCCCGCTACACGTGGCCGCGGTTCGTCTGCGCCCTGCCGCGGGAGTTCTTCGCGGCGGTGCGCGCCGAGCTGGCCGACCGACACGTGGACCCGGTCCCGCAGACCCGCGACATGAACCCGATCTACACCGGCTGCGCGGTCTCCTACATCGACACCAAACAGGCCCACCGCGCCGCCGAGCACGCGGTGGGCGACGCGGAACGCTTCGCCACCTTCGCGGCCCTGCTCACCGGGGTGTCCTACCCGCACGCGGCGCTGACCAAGGCGTGGACCCAGCTGGCCTACGGCGCCCACCACGACGCGATCACCGGCTCGGAATCCGATCAGGTGTATCTGGATCTGCTGACCGGGTGGCGCGACGCCTGGGCGCTGGGCAGCGCGGCGCGCGACCAGGCACTGGCGGCGCTGTCGGCGGCGGTCGGCGGGCCCCGCGACGTGGTGGTGTGGAACCCGGTCGCCGAGGACCGCACCGACGTGGTCACCGTGCACCTGGCCGCACCGCTGCCGGCCGGGGTGCGGGTGCTCGACGTCGCCGGCTCGGCGGTGCCGGCCCACGTCGACGACGACGGGCACACCGTGAGCTGGCGCGCCGACCGGGTGCCGTCGCTGGGCTGGCAGAGCTACCGGCTGGTGCCCAGCGACACCGTCACCGGCTGGACGCCGATCGCCGGCACCCGCATCGGCAACGACCAGCACCGCCTCGAGGTCGACCCGGCCCGCGGCGGCGGGGTGGTGTCGTGGCGCCGCGGTGGGCTGGAGCTGATCGCCGCCGGTGCCGTCGGCAACGAACTGGCCCTCTACGAGGAGTATCCGGCCCATCCGCGCTCCGGGGAGGGGCCGTGGCACCTGGTGCCCAGCGGCCGGGTGGACGGCGCGGCGCAGACCCCCGCCGACCGGGTGCAGGCCTACCGCGGCCCGCTGGGGGAGCGGCTGGTGGTGCACGGCCGGCTGGGCGGGCGTTTCGGGACCCGGCTGGCCTACACCCAGACCCTGACCGTGTGGCACGGCATCGACCGGGTGGACTGCACCACCCGCATCGCGGAGTTCACCGGCTCCGATGACCTGCTGCGGCTGCGCTGGCCGTGCCCGATCCCCGGGGCCATGCCGGTCGCCGAGGTCGGTGACGTGGTCATCGGCCGCGGCTTCGGGCTGCTGCACACCGCCGACGGCCGCTCGGTGGACACCGCCGCCCAGCCGTGGACGTTGGAGACCGCCGCGCACCGCTGGTTCGGGCTGTCGAGCACCGCGCGGGTGCGCCTGGGCGCCACCACCCGCGCGATCGCCGTCGCCGAGGTGGTGGTGGCCGCCGGTGCCGGCGCCGACGCCCGGCCGCTGCTGGTCGCGCTGGCCGGTGCGGGGGTGACCGCCACCTGCGGCAGCGCCGACGGCCCGCGCTACGGCGACCTGAGCGTCGACTCCAACCTGCCCGATGTGCGCCTGGCCGTCGGCGGCCCGCAGCGCAACGCCTTCACCCGCGCGGTGCTGGCCGCCGCCGACCCCGCCTACACCGCGGAGCTGGATCGGCAGTTGAGCGAGCGCGGCCACGCCCGGGTGTGGGTGCCGGCGGCGGCCCCGCTCGCCGCGGTGTGGGTGCCCGACGCCGGGACCGTGGACCTGCGGGCGCCGCGGGCGCTGCCGGTGCTCGTCGTCGCCGGCGGGCAGGCCGCCGTCGACGCGCTCGTCGACGACCTCGACGACGCCGAGATCACCGTCACCCAGCAGGCCCCGGCGCACGACGAGGGCGAGGGCCCCGAGCCCGCGGCCGACCGCACGGTGGCGCTGCTCAACCGCGGCGTGCCCGGCGTCGCCGTGGACACCGCCGGCACCCTGCACACCGCGCTGCTGCGGTCCTGCACCGGATGGCCGTCGGGGGCCTGGACCGACGGGCCGCGGCGCACCGCCCCGGACGGGAGCGCCTTCCAGTCGATGCACTGGACGCACACCTTCGACTACGCGCTGGTCGCCGCCGACGGCGACTGGCGGGCCGCCGGCATCGCCGGTCACGCCGCCCGGTTCGCCGCCCCGTTGCAGGCGGTGGCGGTGAGCGCGACCGCGGCGCCGGGCGGGCTGGCCGCCTCCGGCGCGCTGCTGCGGGCCGACACCGCCGGGGCGGTGCGCGTCGGCGCGGTCAAACCGACCGGCAACCCGCTGGCCCACGGCAGCGCCCGCACGGTCGACCCGGCCGCGGTCACCGTGCGGCTCACCGAGACCCACGGGCGCCCCGCCGAGGTCGACCTGCAGACCGGGGTGGGCCGGCTGACCGTGCTCGGCCGCGCCGACCTGCTCGAACGGCCCCGCGCCGGGGACCGGCCGCAGCGGCTGGCCGGCTACGAGGTCGCCACCGTGCTCACCGGTGTGGACCTCGACCCGGTGACCGGCCGTGGTGGGCCACCCGGGCGCGATCGGCGGCTGGACGCCGAGGCCGCCCAGCCGCTGGACGCGCGGTACTGGCTGCACAACCGCGGGCCCGCCCCGCTCGGCGGACTGCCCGCGGTCGCGTATCTGCACCCGCGGACCGCGCGGGTGGACCCCGGCGGGCGCCTGGCGCTGCGGCTCACCGCCGCCAGCGACTGCACCGACGCCACCGTGACCGCCGAACTCATGGTCACCGGCGCCGCGGGCTGGGCGACACCGCCGCGGCGCACCCTGCGGCTGGCGCCCGGCGGGCACATCGACACCGAGGTGACCGTCGGCGTGCCCGCCGGCGCGGCGACCGGCCTGTACCCGGTCGCCGCGCGGCTGCGGCTCACCGACCCCGATCTGCCCGCGTCCTGGGGCCAACCCGTCGAGGACCTGTGCCTGGTCACCATCGGCGCGCCCGCCGCGGCGCGGACGCTGTATCTGGTCGACGAACCCGCCGACGTCGACCTCGCCGCCGGGGACGAGGCCGAGATCAGCGTCACCGTCGGCACCGACGCGCGCGCCGACCTCGCGGTCGAGGCGCACCTGATCAGCCCGTGGGGCACCTGGGAGTGGACCGGGCCGGCCTGCCGCGGCGCGACCGTGCCCGCCGGCGGCACCACCGCGGTGGCCTTCACCGTGGCGCCGCCGCGGTGGCTGGCCCCGGGCCGCTGGTGGGCGCTGATCCGCATCGGCGGGGCCGGGCAGCTGCTCTACACCCCGGCGATCCGGCTGGTCGTGCGGTGA
- a CDS encoding ABC transporter ATP-binding protein, with translation MGVAIEVEGLTKSFGSSRIWENVTMTIPAGEVSVLLGPSGTGKSVFLKSLIGLLRPERGSIKIEGTDIIQCSAKELYEIRTLFGVLFQDGALFGSMNLFDNTAFPLREHTKKKEGEIRDIVMEKLSLVGLGGDELKFPGEISGGMRKRAGLARALVLDPEIILCDEPDSGLDPVRTAYLSQLLIDINAQIDATILIVTHNINIARTVPDNMGMLFRKELVMFGPREVLLTSDEPVVKQFLNGRRIGPIGMSEEKDESTMAEEQAMLDAGQHHGGVEEVEGVPPQLSASPGMPDRQAVHRRQERVRSIMHTLPEAAQQAIRESLDDTRSYQPNELGTDVIEYPDESPTAVIPPQQS, from the coding sequence GTGGGCGTAGCAATCGAGGTCGAGGGGCTGACCAAGTCCTTCGGCTCGTCGCGAATCTGGGAGAACGTCACGATGACCATCCCGGCGGGTGAGGTCAGCGTTCTGCTGGGGCCCTCGGGTACCGGCAAATCGGTGTTCCTCAAGTCGCTGATCGGTCTGCTGCGCCCGGAACGGGGCTCGATCAAGATCGAGGGCACCGACATCATCCAGTGCTCGGCCAAGGAGCTCTACGAGATCCGGACCCTGTTCGGGGTGCTGTTCCAGGACGGGGCGCTGTTCGGGTCGATGAACCTGTTCGACAACACCGCCTTCCCGCTGCGTGAGCACACCAAGAAGAAAGAGGGCGAGATCCGTGACATCGTCATGGAGAAGCTCTCCCTGGTGGGCCTCGGCGGCGACGAGCTGAAGTTCCCCGGCGAGATCTCCGGGGGTATGCGCAAGCGTGCCGGGCTGGCCCGGGCGCTGGTGCTCGACCCGGAGATCATCCTCTGCGACGAGCCGGACTCCGGTCTGGACCCGGTGCGCACCGCCTACCTGAGCCAGCTGCTCATCGACATCAACGCGCAGATCGACGCCACGATCCTCATCGTGACCCACAACATCAACATCGCGCGCACCGTGCCGGACAACATGGGCATGCTCTTCCGCAAGGAGCTGGTCATGTTCGGCCCGCGCGAGGTGCTGCTGACCAGCGACGAGCCGGTGGTCAAACAGTTCCTCAACGGCCGACGGATCGGGCCGATCGGGATGTCGGAGGAGAAGGACGAGTCGACGATGGCCGAGGAGCAGGCCATGCTCGACGCCGGCCAGCACCACGGCGGGGTCGAGGAGGTCGAAGGCGTGCCGCCGCAGCTCTCCGCCTCGCCGGGGATGCCGGACCGCCAGGCCGTGCACCGGCGCCAGGAGCGGGTGCGCTCGATCATGCACACGCTGCCCGAGGCCGCCCAGCAGGCGATCCGCGAGTCGCTCGACGACACCCGCAGCTACCAGCCCAACGAGCTGGGCACCGACGTCATCGAATACCCCGACGAGTCGCCGACCGCGGTGATTCCGCCGCAGCAGAGCTGA
- the rplL gene encoding 50S ribosomal protein L7/L12, translating to MAKMSTDELLDVFKEMTLLELSDFVKKFEETFDVTAAAPVAVAAAPGGAAAGGAEEAVEEQSEFDVVLEAAGDKKIGVIKVVREVVSGLGLKEAKDLVDSAPKPLLEGVAKDVADEAKTKLEAAGATVTLK from the coding sequence ATGGCCAAGATGTCCACCGACGAACTGCTCGACGTCTTCAAGGAAATGACCCTGCTGGAGCTGTCGGACTTCGTGAAGAAGTTCGAGGAGACCTTCGACGTCACCGCGGCCGCCCCGGTCGCCGTGGCCGCCGCGCCCGGCGGCGCCGCGGCCGGTGGTGCCGAGGAGGCCGTCGAGGAGCAGTCGGAGTTCGACGTCGTCCTCGAGGCCGCCGGCGACAAGAAGATCGGCGTCATCAAGGTGGTGCGCGAGGTCGTCTCCGGCCTGGGCCTCAAGGAGGCCAAGGACCTGGTCGACAGCGCACCGAAGCCGCTGCTCGAAGGCGTCGCCAAGGACGTCGCCGACGAGGCGAAGACCAAGCTCGAGGCTGCCGGGGCGACCGTCACCCTCAAGTAG
- a CDS encoding ROK family protein has protein sequence MSAPAPDLAVDIGGTTIAVGLVDAAGALRHTEVGPTPDGDAEAVWSAVAALIAAAVRTAGGRIGAAGVVSAGPIDLAAGTVSPINIASWRAFPLRARVRSALPGVAVHLGGDGMAMALGESWRGAGRGAAGMLGMVVSTGVGGGLIFDGLPYPGRTGNAGHVGHVVIDPAGAACRCGGRGCVETVAAAPALVDWARAQGWTGADAAALAASAAAGDPVARAAFARGTAALAAMIVSVAATCDLDLVVVGGGVARAGAVLFDPLRAALADHAGLAFLRGLQVVPAELGADAGLVGAAALTRRRFG, from the coding sequence GTGAGCGCACCGGCACCCGACCTGGCCGTCGACATCGGCGGCACCACGATCGCCGTCGGCCTCGTCGACGCGGCCGGCGCGCTGCGGCACACCGAGGTCGGTCCCACCCCCGACGGCGACGCCGAGGCGGTGTGGTCGGCGGTCGCGGCGCTGATCGCCGCGGCGGTACGCACCGCGGGGGGCCGGATCGGCGCCGCCGGGGTGGTCTCGGCCGGGCCGATCGACCTCGCCGCCGGCACCGTGAGCCCCATCAACATCGCGTCGTGGCGGGCCTTCCCGCTGCGGGCCCGGGTGCGCAGCGCCCTGCCCGGGGTGGCGGTGCACCTCGGCGGCGACGGCATGGCGATGGCGCTCGGCGAGTCGTGGCGCGGCGCCGGGCGCGGGGCGGCCGGCATGCTGGGCATGGTGGTCTCCACCGGTGTCGGCGGCGGGCTCATCTTCGACGGTCTGCCCTACCCGGGACGCACCGGCAACGCCGGGCATGTCGGGCACGTCGTGATCGACCCGGCCGGCGCGGCGTGCCGCTGCGGCGGGCGGGGCTGCGTGGAGACCGTCGCCGCCGCGCCGGCGCTGGTCGACTGGGCCCGCGCGCAGGGCTGGACCGGCGCCGACGCCGCGGCGCTGGCCGCGTCGGCCGCCGCCGGCGACCCGGTGGCCCGGGCGGCGTTCGCGCGGGGCACCGCGGCGCTGGCCGCGATGATCGTCTCGGTCGCCGCGACCTGCGACCTGGACCTCGTCGTGGTCGGCGGCGGGGTCGCGCGCGCCGGCGCGGTGCTGTTCGACCCGCTGCGCGCCGCGCTGGCCGACCACGCCGGGCTGGCGTTTCTGCGCGGGCTGCAGGTGGTGCCCGCCGAACTCGGCGCCGACGCCGGGCTGGTCGGGGCGGCGGCGTTGACCCGACGGCGTTTTGGCTGA
- the rplJ gene encoding 50S ribosomal protein L10, with amino-acid sequence MARADKAAAVADIAEQFTASTATVITEYRGLTVGNLAELRRSLSGSATYAVAKNTLVKRAAAKAGIEGLDELFVGPTAIAFINGEPVDAAKAIKNFAKNHKALVIKGGYMDGRPLSVAEVEHLASLESREVLLSMLAGAMKANLTKAAGLFNAPASQVARLAAALQDKTPAEAAAAPETAETAEAPADAGEDAPESAG; translated from the coding sequence ATGGCGAGGGCTGACAAGGCCGCCGCGGTTGCGGACATCGCCGAGCAGTTCACGGCTTCGACCGCCACCGTCATCACCGAATACCGGGGCCTGACGGTGGGCAACCTGGCCGAGTTGCGCCGCTCGCTCAGCGGTTCGGCCACCTACGCCGTGGCCAAGAACACGCTGGTCAAGCGGGCCGCCGCGAAGGCCGGCATCGAGGGCCTCGATGAGCTGTTCGTCGGCCCCACGGCGATCGCGTTCATCAACGGGGAACCGGTCGACGCCGCCAAGGCGATCAAGAACTTCGCCAAGAACCACAAGGCGCTGGTCATCAAGGGCGGCTACATGGACGGCCGCCCGCTCAGCGTCGCCGAGGTCGAGCACCTCGCCTCCCTGGAGTCCCGCGAGGTGCTGCTGTCGATGCTGGCCGGTGCCATGAAGGCCAACCTGACCAAGGCGGCCGGGCTGTTCAACGCCCCCGCCTCGCAGGTGGCCCGGCTGGCCGCGGCCCTGCAGGACAAAACGCCCGCCGAGGCCGCCGCAGCCCCCGAGACCGCCGAGACCGCCGAGGCCCCGGCCGACGCCGGCGAGGACGCCCCGGAGAGCGCCGGGTAG
- the rpoB gene encoding DNA-directed RNA polymerase subunit beta codes for MLEGRILAVSRQSNTNPSTTTNGSVPGAPDRVSFAKLREPLEVPGLLDVQTDSFQWLIGADEWRQKAIDRGETDPKGGLEDVLYELSPIEDFSGTMSLSFSDPRFDDVKAPEAECRDKDMTFAAPLFVTAEFVNNNTGEIKSQTVFMGDFPIMTEKGTFIINGTERVVVSQLVRSPGVYFDESIDKSTEKMLHSVKVIPSRGAWLEFDVDKRDTVGVRIDRKRRQPVTVLLKALGWTNERISERFGFSEIMMSTLEKDNTAGPDEALLDIYRKLRPGEPPTKESAQTLLENLFFKDKRYDLARVGRYKINKKLGLGDGSAPITSTTLTEEDVVATIEYLVRLHDGQTEMTVPGGVEVPVETDDIDHFGNRRLRTVGELIQNQIRVGLSRMERVVRERMTTQDVEAITPQTLINIRPVVAAIKEFFGTSQLSQFMDQNNPLSGLTHKRRLSALGPGGLSRERAGLEVRDVHPSHYGRMCPIETPEGPNIGLIGSLSVYARVNPFGFIETPYRRVTDGVVTDVIDYLTADEEDRYVVAQANSPLDEQARFSEPRVLVRRKGGEVEYVSSAQVEYMDVSPRQMVSVATAMIPFLEHDDANRALMGANMQRQAVPLVRSEAPLVGTGMELRAAIDAGDVVVAEKAGVVEEVSADYITVMADDGTRKTYPMRKFNRSNHGTCANQRPIVDAGQRVEDGQVVADGPCTEDGEMALGKNLLVAVMPWEGHNYEDAIILSNRLVEDDVLTSIHIEEHEIDARDTKLGAEEITRDIPNISDEVLADLDERGIVRIGAEVRDGDILVGKVTPKGETELTPEERLLRAIFGEKAREVRDTSLKVPHGESGKVIGIRVFSREDDDELPAGVNELVRVYVAQKRKISDGDKLAGRHGNKGVIGKILAQEDMPFLPDGTPVDIILNTHGVPRRMNIGQILETHLGWIAKTGWNIDVATATPEWATKLPEELLSAGPNTKTATPVFDGAQEEELQGLLASTLPDRDGNVQVNSDGKAVLFDGRSGEPFPYPVTVGYMYIMKLHHLVDDKIHARSTGPYSMITQQPLGGKAQFGGQRFGEMECWAMQAYGAAYTLQELLTIKSDDTVGRVKVYEAIVKGENIPEPGIPESFKVLLKELQSLCLNVEVLSSDGAAIELREGEDDDLERAAANLGINLSRNESASVEDLA; via the coding sequence GTGCTGGAAGGACGCATCTTGGCAGTCTCTCGCCAGAGCAACACGAACCCCTCAACCACAACCAACGGCTCCGTGCCCGGAGCGCCCGACCGGGTTTCCTTCGCGAAGCTGCGCGAGCCCCTCGAGGTTCCCGGGCTGCTCGACGTGCAGACCGACTCGTTCCAGTGGCTCATCGGTGCCGACGAATGGCGGCAGAAGGCGATCGACCGCGGCGAGACCGACCCCAAGGGCGGTCTGGAGGACGTGCTCTACGAACTGTCGCCGATCGAGGACTTCTCCGGCACGATGTCGCTGTCGTTCTCCGACCCGCGCTTCGACGACGTCAAGGCGCCCGAGGCGGAGTGCCGCGACAAGGACATGACCTTCGCGGCGCCGCTGTTCGTCACCGCGGAGTTCGTCAACAACAACACCGGTGAGATCAAGAGCCAGACGGTGTTCATGGGTGACTTCCCGATCATGACCGAGAAGGGCACCTTCATCATCAACGGCACCGAGCGGGTGGTGGTCAGCCAGCTGGTCCGCTCGCCGGGGGTGTACTTCGACGAGAGCATCGACAAGTCCACCGAGAAGATGCTGCACTCGGTGAAGGTGATCCCCAGCCGCGGCGCCTGGCTGGAGTTCGACGTCGACAAGCGCGACACCGTCGGGGTGCGCATCGACCGCAAACGCCGCCAGCCGGTCACCGTGCTGCTCAAGGCGCTGGGCTGGACCAACGAGCGGATCAGCGAGCGGTTCGGGTTCTCCGAGATCATGATGTCGACGCTGGAGAAGGACAACACCGCCGGCCCCGACGAGGCGCTGCTGGACATCTACCGCAAGCTGCGGCCGGGCGAACCGCCCACCAAGGAGTCGGCGCAGACCCTGCTGGAGAACCTGTTCTTCAAGGACAAGCGCTACGACCTGGCCCGGGTGGGGCGCTACAAGATCAACAAGAAGCTCGGCCTCGGTGACGGCTCGGCGCCGATCACCTCGACCACGCTGACCGAAGAGGACGTCGTCGCCACCATCGAGTACCTGGTGCGGCTGCACGACGGCCAGACCGAGATGACCGTGCCCGGCGGGGTCGAGGTCCCGGTGGAGACCGACGACATCGACCACTTCGGCAACCGGCGCCTGCGCACCGTCGGCGAGCTGATCCAAAACCAGATCCGCGTCGGGCTCTCGCGCATGGAGCGGGTCGTGCGCGAGCGGATGACCACCCAGGACGTCGAGGCGATCACGCCGCAGACCCTGATCAACATCCGCCCGGTGGTCGCCGCGATCAAGGAGTTCTTCGGCACCAGCCAGCTCTCCCAGTTCATGGACCAGAACAACCCGCTGTCGGGGCTGACCCACAAGCGCCGGCTCTCCGCGCTCGGGCCCGGCGGGCTGTCGCGGGAGCGGGCCGGGCTGGAGGTCCGCGACGTGCACCCGAGCCACTACGGCCGGATGTGCCCGATCGAGACCCCGGAGGGCCCCAACATCGGGCTGATCGGGTCGCTGTCGGTGTACGCGCGGGTCAACCCGTTCGGGTTCATCGAGACCCCCTACCGGCGGGTCACCGACGGGGTGGTCACCGACGTGATCGACTACCTCACCGCCGACGAGGAAGACCGCTACGTGGTGGCGCAGGCCAACTCGCCGCTGGATGAGCAGGCCCGGTTCAGTGAGCCGCGCGTGCTGGTGCGCCGCAAGGGCGGCGAGGTCGAGTACGTGTCCTCCGCGCAGGTGGAGTACATGGACGTCTCGCCGCGCCAGATGGTGTCGGTGGCCACCGCGATGATCCCGTTCCTCGAACACGACGACGCCAACCGCGCCCTGATGGGGGCCAACATGCAGCGCCAGGCGGTTCCGCTGGTGCGCAGCGAGGCCCCGCTGGTCGGTACCGGCATGGAGCTGCGTGCCGCCATCGACGCCGGTGACGTCGTGGTCGCGGAGAAGGCGGGCGTCGTCGAGGAGGTCTCGGCCGACTACATCACGGTGATGGCCGACGACGGCACCCGCAAGACCTACCCGATGCGCAAGTTCAACCGGTCCAACCACGGCACCTGCGCCAACCAGCGTCCGATCGTCGACGCCGGGCAGCGGGTGGAGGACGGCCAGGTCGTCGCCGACGGTCCGTGCACCGAGGACGGCGAGATGGCGCTCGGCAAGAACCTGCTGGTGGCGGTCATGCCGTGGGAGGGGCACAACTACGAGGACGCCATCATCTTGTCCAACCGGCTGGTGGAGGACGACGTGCTCACCTCGATCCACATCGAGGAGCACGAGATCGACGCCCGCGACACCAAGCTGGGTGCCGAGGAGATCACCCGCGACATCCCCAACATCTCCGACGAGGTGCTCGCCGACCTCGATGAGCGCGGCATCGTGCGCATCGGGGCGGAGGTCCGCGACGGCGACATCCTGGTCGGCAAGGTCACCCCGAAGGGGGAGACCGAGCTGACCCCCGAGGAGCGGCTGCTGCGCGCGATCTTCGGCGAGAAGGCCCGCGAGGTCCGCGACACCTCCCTGAAGGTGCCGCACGGGGAGTCCGGCAAGGTGATCGGCATCCGGGTGTTCTCCCGCGAGGACGACGACGAGCTGCCGGCCGGGGTCAACGAACTGGTCCGGGTCTACGTCGCGCAGAAACGCAAGATCTCCGACGGCGACAAGCTGGCCGGCCGGCACGGCAACAAGGGTGTGATCGGCAAGATCCTGGCCCAGGAGGACATGCCGTTCCTGCCCGACGGCACCCCGGTCGACATCATCTTGAACACCCACGGGGTGCCGCGACGGATGAACATCGGCCAGATCCTGGAGACCCACCTGGGGTGGATCGCCAAGACCGGCTGGAACATCGACGTCGCCACCGCCACACCGGAGTGGGCGACCAAGCTGCCGGAGGAGCTGTTGTCGGCGGGGCCGAACACCAAGACCGCGACCCCGGTGTTCGACGGCGCCCAGGAGGAGGAGCTGCAGGGGCTGCTCGCCTCCACGCTGCCCGACCGGGACGGCAACGTCCAGGTCAACAGCGACGGCAAGGCGGTGCTGTTCGACGGCCGGTCCGGGGAGCCGTTCCCGTACCCGGTGACCGTCGGCTACATGTACATCATGAAGCTGCACCACCTGGTGGACGACAAGATCCACGCCCGCTCCACCGGGCCGTACTCGATGATCACCCAGCAGCCGCTGGGTGGTAAGGCGCAGTTCGGTGGCCAGCGCTTCGGTGAGATGGAGTGCTGGGCGATGCAGGCCTACGGCGCGGCCTACACGCTGCAGGAACTGTTGACGATCAAGTCCGACGACACCGTCGGTCGGGTCAAGGTCTACGAGGCGATCGTCAAGGGCGAGAACATCCCCGAGCCGGGGATCCCCGAATCGTTCAAGGTGTTGCTCAAGGAGCTGCAGTCGCTCTGCCTCAACGTCGAGGTGCTCTCCTCCGACGGTGCGGCCATCGAGTTGCGCGAAGGCGAGGACGACGACCTGGAGCGCGCCGCGGCGAACCTGGGGATCAACCTGTCGCGCAACGAGTCCGCCTCCGTCGAGGACCTGGCCTAG